From a single Phaenicophaeus curvirostris isolate KB17595 chromosome 8, BPBGC_Pcur_1.0, whole genome shotgun sequence genomic region:
- the BSND gene encoding barttin, which produces MAEEKTFRYGFIMLGFFLVMTGLFIMSVEKPHIYITFCALGILLVAVGITWSMCQCYPKITFVPVDPETERFLDHKPIVLPEKNTRLQSPCPNQEATNTYEKSLPSYEQIQRQAEGSAPLPPTTQPRPRSCSQPAVQAKAEIHWELGGAGETPREPTPQLETAAGSCSSRPMLGDVPLASLLEDMDTPSLEGSVPGSPVPPPSAARSSCTPTSSPAGGGHPGSPCKRSGKEDDLYYGLQEGLDSLLEESDCLFEPEN; this is translated from the exons ATGGCCGAGGAGAAGACCTTTCGCTACGGGTTCATcatgctgggttttttcctgGTGATGACGGGGTTGTTCATCATGAGTGTGGAAAAGCCTCACATTTACATCACCTTCTGTGCCCTGGGCATCCTGCTCGTAGCTGTGGGCATCACCTGGAGCATGTGTCAGTGCTACCCGAAG aTAACATTTGTTCCAGTGGACCCTGAGACCGAGCGGTTCCTGGACCACAAACCCATCGTGCTGCCAGAGAAGAACACCCG cTTGCAGTCCCCCTGCCCCAACCAAGAGGCCACCAACACCTACGAGAAAAGCCTGCCATCCTACGAGCAGATCCAGAGGCAGGCAGAGGGCTCGGCCCCGCTCCCACCCACCACACAGCCCAGAccccgcagctgctcccagccagcGGTGCAGGCGAAAGCAGAGATCCACTGGGAACTCGGGGGGGCTGGAGAAACCCCCCGAGAGCCGACGCCTCAGCTGGAAACGGCAGCAGGCAGCTG CTCCTCGCGACCAATGCTGGGGGATGTGCCACTGGCATCCCTCCTGGAGGACATGGACACACCGTCGCTGGAGGGCTCCGTGCCTGGCAGCCCTGTGCCACCTCCATCTGCCGCCCGCTCCAGTTGCACCCCAACCAGCTCCCCAGCCGGAGGAGGGCATCCTGGTTCCCCTTGCAAACGCAGTGGGAAAGAGGATGACCTCTATTACGGGCTCCAAGAGGGGCTGGATTCTCTGCTTGAGGAGAGTGACTGCCTTTTTGAGCCTGAAAACTGA
- the PCSK9 gene encoding proprotein convertase subtilisin/kexin type 9 isoform X2, producing MSRDDLDTVLRMPVVEYIEEDAYVFAQSIPWNLGRVTPLQPRSGVYSPPNKGDRVEIYLLDTGVQSTHREIEGRVLVTNFESVPEDGGTRFYKPASKCDSHGTHVAGVLSGHDAGVATGAKIHSLRVLNCQGKGTVSGTLMGLEFIKATLKAQLSAPPVVLLPFAGAYSRALNAACRRMAQMGVVVVAAAGNYKDDACLYSPASEPEVITVGATNSEDQPASIGTLGTNFGRCVDLFAPGDDIVGASSDCSTCFTAQSGTSQAAAHVAGELLYCRSVWSVPSGLTRHGTAVARCAGAEEMLGCSSFSHSSRWLGEHMEDKDGQKQCVAHNAFQGQKVYAIARCCMWPRAKCHINASSPAAKGTGCSPRDHVLTGCSFHSLAAALGGSGRPVPGPGSVPSHCASRTGVMAHALCCPTTSLECRVKEHVSPGSTEKVTVSCDDGWTLTGCRAHSQTPGTTGAYAVGDTCVAAGVPGSAVATAIAVCCRVRQ from the exons ATGAGCAGAGACGACCTGGACACG GTGCTGAGGATGCCGGTGGTGGAGTACATTGAGGAGGATGCCTATGTCTTTGCCCAAAGCATCCCCTGGAACCTGGGCAGGGTCACGCCGCTGCAGCCCCGCTCGGGTGTCTACAGCCCCCCCA ATAAAGGAGACCGGGTGGAGATCTACCTGCTGGACACCGGTGTGCAGAGCACCCACCGGGAGATCGAGGGCAGGGTGCTTGTGACCAATTTCGAGAGCGTTCCTGAGGACGGCGGCACCCGCTTCTACAAGCCG GCCAGCAAGTGTGACAGCCACGGGACCCACGTGGCCGGGGTGCTGAGCGGGCACGATGCTGGCGTGGCCACGGGTGCCAAGATCCACAGCCTCCGCGTGCTGAACTGCCAGGGGAAGGGCACCGTCAGCGGGACTCTCATGG GCCTGGAGTTCATCAAGGCGACGCTGAAGGCTCAGCTCTCTGCACCGCCCGTGGTGCTGCTGCCCTTCGCCGGCGCCTACAGCCGCGCGCTGAATGCCGCCTGTCGGAGAATGGCGCAgatgggggtggtggtggtcgCGGCTGCTGGTAACTACAAGGATGATGCCTGCCTGTACTCGCCAGCATCTGAGCCGGAG GTCATCACAGTCGGTGCCACCAACAGCGAGGACCAACCCGCCTCCATTGGCACCCTGGGCACCAACTTTGGCCGCTGCGTGGACCTGTTTGCCCCAGGCGATGACATCGTTGGTGCCTCCAGTGACTGCAGCACGTGCTTCACGGCGCAGAGTGGGACGTCGCAGGCAGCGGCGCACGTGGCAGGCGAGCTG CTGTACTGCCGCTCGGTGTGGTCGGTGCCCTCAGGGCTCACCCGGCACGGCACGGCCGTGGCTCGCTGTGCTGGTGCTGAAGAGATGCTTGGCTGCTCCAGCTTTTCCCACAGCAGCAGGTGGCTGGGAGAACACATGGAG GACAAGGACGGGCAGAAGCAGTGTGTGGCCCACAACGCTTTCCAGGGCCAAAAAGTTTACGCCATTGCCAGATGCTGCATGTGGCCCAGGGCCAAATGCCACATCAACGCCAGCTCCCCAGCGGCCAAGGGGACCGGCTGCTCGCCGCGGGACCACGTGCTGACTG GCTGCAGTTTCCATTCCCTGGCCGCAGCGCTGGGTGGCAGTGGCAGACCCGTCCCAGGGCCAGGGAGTGTGCCCAGTCACTGTGCCAGCAGGACAGGGGTGATGGCGCATGCCTTGTGCTGCCCCACCACCAGCCTCGAGTGCCGGGTGAAGGAGCATGTGTCCCCTGGCTCCACAGAAAAG GTGACGGTGTCGTGTGATGACGGCTGGACGCTGACGGGCTGTCGTGCCCACTCCCAGACCCCTGGCACCACGGGAGCCTACGCTGTGGGTGATACCTGCGTGGCAGCTGGCGTCCCGGGCAGCGCTGTGGCCACGGCCATCGCCGTTTGCTGCCGGGTCCGGCAGTAG
- the PCSK9 gene encoding proprotein convertase subtilisin/kexin type 9 isoform X1, which yields MSRDDLDTVLRMPVVEYIEEDAYVFAQSIPWNLGRVTPLQPRSGVYSPPNKGDRVEIYLLDTGVQSTHREIEGRVLVTNFESVPEDGGTRFYKPASKCDSHGTHVAGVLSGHDAGVATGAKIHSLRVLNCQGKGTVSGTLMGLEFIKATLKAQLSAPPVVLLPFAGAYSRALNAACRRMAQMGVVVVAAAGNYKDDACLYSPASEPEVITVGATNSEDQPASIGTLGTNFGRCVDLFAPGDDIVGASSDCSTCFTAQSGTSQAAAHVAGELLYCRSVWSVPSGLTRHGTAVARCAGAEEMLGCSSFSHSSRWLGEHMEVSRDGQKQCVAHNAFQGQKVYAIARCCMWPRAKCHINASSPAAKGTGCSPRDHVLTGCSFHSLAAALGGSGRPVPGPGSVPSHCASRTGVMAHALCCPTTSLECRVKEHVSPGSTEKVTVSCDDGWTLTGCRAHSQTPGTTGAYAVGDTCVAAGVPGSAVATAIAVCCRVRQ from the exons ATGAGCAGAGACGACCTGGACACG GTGCTGAGGATGCCGGTGGTGGAGTACATTGAGGAGGATGCCTATGTCTTTGCCCAAAGCATCCCCTGGAACCTGGGCAGGGTCACGCCGCTGCAGCCCCGCTCGGGTGTCTACAGCCCCCCCA ATAAAGGAGACCGGGTGGAGATCTACCTGCTGGACACCGGTGTGCAGAGCACCCACCGGGAGATCGAGGGCAGGGTGCTTGTGACCAATTTCGAGAGCGTTCCTGAGGACGGCGGCACCCGCTTCTACAAGCCG GCCAGCAAGTGTGACAGCCACGGGACCCACGTGGCCGGGGTGCTGAGCGGGCACGATGCTGGCGTGGCCACGGGTGCCAAGATCCACAGCCTCCGCGTGCTGAACTGCCAGGGGAAGGGCACCGTCAGCGGGACTCTCATGG GCCTGGAGTTCATCAAGGCGACGCTGAAGGCTCAGCTCTCTGCACCGCCCGTGGTGCTGCTGCCCTTCGCCGGCGCCTACAGCCGCGCGCTGAATGCCGCCTGTCGGAGAATGGCGCAgatgggggtggtggtggtcgCGGCTGCTGGTAACTACAAGGATGATGCCTGCCTGTACTCGCCAGCATCTGAGCCGGAG GTCATCACAGTCGGTGCCACCAACAGCGAGGACCAACCCGCCTCCATTGGCACCCTGGGCACCAACTTTGGCCGCTGCGTGGACCTGTTTGCCCCAGGCGATGACATCGTTGGTGCCTCCAGTGACTGCAGCACGTGCTTCACGGCGCAGAGTGGGACGTCGCAGGCAGCGGCGCACGTGGCAGGCGAGCTG CTGTACTGCCGCTCGGTGTGGTCGGTGCCCTCAGGGCTCACCCGGCACGGCACGGCCGTGGCTCGCTGTGCTGGTGCTGAAGAGATGCTTGGCTGCTCCAGCTTTTCCCACAGCAGCAGGTGGCTGGGAGAACACATGGAGGTGAGCAGG GACGGGCAGAAGCAGTGTGTGGCCCACAACGCTTTCCAGGGCCAAAAAGTTTACGCCATTGCCAGATGCTGCATGTGGCCCAGGGCCAAATGCCACATCAACGCCAGCTCCCCAGCGGCCAAGGGGACCGGCTGCTCGCCGCGGGACCACGTGCTGACTG GCTGCAGTTTCCATTCCCTGGCCGCAGCGCTGGGTGGCAGTGGCAGACCCGTCCCAGGGCCAGGGAGTGTGCCCAGTCACTGTGCCAGCAGGACAGGGGTGATGGCGCATGCCTTGTGCTGCCCCACCACCAGCCTCGAGTGCCGGGTGAAGGAGCATGTGTCCCCTGGCTCCACAGAAAAG GTGACGGTGTCGTGTGATGACGGCTGGACGCTGACGGGCTGTCGTGCCCACTCCCAGACCCCTGGCACCACGGGAGCCTACGCTGTGGGTGATACCTGCGTGGCAGCTGGCGTCCCGGGCAGCGCTGTGGCCACGGCCATCGCCGTTTGCTGCCGGGTCCGGCAGTAG